A part of Rattus norvegicus strain BN/NHsdMcwi chromosome 4, GRCr8, whole genome shotgun sequence genomic DNA contains:
- the LOC102549898 gene encoding clumping factor A-like: MASDTGSPTGSRIVSDTDSPAGSGIASDTGSPTGSRIVSDTDSPAGSGMASDTGSPTGSRIVSDTDSPAGSGIASDTDSPAGNGMASDTGSPAGSRMASDTGSPAGNGMTSDTDSPAGSRIVSDTGSPAGSGIASDTGSPAGSRIVSDTDSPAGSGIASDTDSPAGNGMASDTDSPGGSRIASDTDSPAGSGIASDTDSPAGNGMASGTDSPAGSRIASDTDSPAGSGIASDTDSPAGSRMASDTGSPAGSGIASDTGSPAGSGIASDTDSPAGSGMASDSPAGSGIASDTGSPAGSGIASDTF, encoded by the coding sequence ATGGCCTCAGATACAGGCTCTCCAACAGGGAGTAGGATAGTCTCAGACACAGACTCTCCAGCAGGGAGTGGGATAGCCTCAGACACAGGCTCTCCAACAGGGAGTAGGATAGTCTCAGACACAGACTCTCCAGCAGGGAGTGGGATGGCCTCAGACACAGGCTCTCCAACAGGGAGTAGGATAGTCTCAGACACAGACTCTCCAGCAGGGAGTGGGATAGCCTCAGACACAGACTCCCCAGCAGGGAATGGGATGGCCTCAGACACAGGCTCTCCAGCAGGCAGTAGGATGGCTTCAGACACAGGCTCCCCAGCAGGGAATGGGATGACTTCAGACACAGACTCTCCGGCAGGGAGTAGGATAGTCTCAGACACAGGCTCTCCAGCAGGGAGTGGGATAGCTTCAGACACAGGCTCTCCAGCAGGGAGTAGGATAGTCTCAGACACAGACTCTCCAGCAGGGAGTGGGATAGCCTCAGACACAGACTCCCCAGCAGGGAATGGGATGGCTTCAGACACAGACTCTCCAGGAGGGAGTAGGATAGCCTCAGACACAGACTCTCCAGCAGGGAGTGGGATAGCCTCAGACACAGACTCCCCAGCAGGGAATGGGATGGCTTCAGGCACAGATTCTCCAGCAGGGAGTAGGATAGCCTCAGACACAGACTCTCCAGCAGGGAGTGGGATAGCCTCAGACACAGACTCTCCAGCAGGGAGTAGGATGGCCTCAGACACAGGCTCTCCAGCAGGCAGTGGGATAGCCTCAGACACAGGCTCTCCAGCAGGGAGTGGGATAGCCTCAGACACAGACTCTCCAGCAGGGAGTGGGATGGCCTCAGACTCTCCAGCAGGGAGTGGGATAGCCTCAGATACAGGCTCTCCAGCAGGGAGTGGGATAGCCTCAGATACATTTTAG
- the Sspn gene encoding sarcospan isoform X2: MLCVSYQVDERTCVQFSMKVFYFLLSALGLMVCTLAVAFAAHHYSLLAQFTCETSLDSCQCRLPSAEPLSRAFVYRDVTDCSSITGTFKLFLVIQMVLNLVCGLVCLLACFVMWKHRYQVFYVGVGLRSLMASDGQQQKA; this comes from the exons ATGCTTTGTGTCTCATACCAAGTTGACGAGAGGACGTGTGTCCAGTTTTCTATGAAG GTGTTTTATTTCCTGCTGAGTGCCCTCGGCCTGATGGTCTGCACGCTGGCCGTGGCCTTCGCCGCCCACCACTATTCCCTGCTTGCACAGTTTACCTGTGAAACCTCCCTGGATTCTTGCCAGTGCCGGCTGCCTTCCGCGGAGCCTCTCAGCAGGGCCTTTGTTTACAGGGATGTGACTGACTGTAGCAGCATCACTGGTACTTTCAAATTGTTCTTAGTCATCCAGATGGTTCTAAACCTGGTCTGTGGCCTGGtgtgcttgctggcttgctttgtGATGTGGAAACACAGGTACCAGGtcttttatgtgggtgttgggctgCGCTCCCTGATGGCTTCTGATGGCCAGCAACAAAAGGCCTAA
- the Sspn gene encoding sarcospan isoform X1, with protein MTEVCVVAYLGLFMLCVSYQVDERTCVQFSMKVFYFLLSALGLMVCTLAVAFAAHHYSLLAQFTCETSLDSCQCRLPSAEPLSRAFVYRDVTDCSSITGTFKLFLVIQMVLNLVCGLVCLLACFVMWKHRYQVFYVGVGLRSLMASDGQQQKA; from the exons ATGACAGAA GTCTGCGTGGTGGCCTACCTTGGACTGTTCATGCTTTGTGTCTCATACCAAGTTGACGAGAGGACGTGTGTCCAGTTTTCTATGAAG GTGTTTTATTTCCTGCTGAGTGCCCTCGGCCTGATGGTCTGCACGCTGGCCGTGGCCTTCGCCGCCCACCACTATTCCCTGCTTGCACAGTTTACCTGTGAAACCTCCCTGGATTCTTGCCAGTGCCGGCTGCCTTCCGCGGAGCCTCTCAGCAGGGCCTTTGTTTACAGGGATGTGACTGACTGTAGCAGCATCACTGGTACTTTCAAATTGTTCTTAGTCATCCAGATGGTTCTAAACCTGGTCTGTGGCCTGGtgtgcttgctggcttgctttgtGATGTGGAAACACAGGTACCAGGtcttttatgtgggtgttgggctgCGCTCCCTGATGGCTTCTGATGGCCAGCAACAAAAGGCCTAA